Proteins found in one Aquibium microcysteis genomic segment:
- a CDS encoding MBL fold metallo-hydrolase, with amino-acid sequence MPARRVSLPALDRRRFLAASGSTALVALAGGLAGTRAVRAQTLSTGAAEMIVVSDGHLVLPMGFAYPEAPADDLAALLAENAMPADALLPDCNVTLARIGDRLVIFDVGAGANFMPTAGKLADGLAAAGIDPADVTDVVFTHAHPDHLWGLTDDFDELVFANAQYRIGRAEWDFWSAPDALSKVPADRQTFVIGAQNRFAAIEDRVIFIDDGQEVLPGIEAVATPGHTPGHLSFMIQGAEPVLIVGDAISNAVISFARPDWPSGSDQDATLGARTRLALLDRLAGDRARAIGFHFPHPGAGHVERKDGGYRYVPV; translated from the coding sequence ATGCCTGCAAGGCGCGTTTCACTGCCGGCCCTCGACCGCCGGCGATTTCTCGCGGCGAGCGGCTCGACCGCCCTCGTCGCGCTTGCCGGCGGGCTCGCCGGGACACGCGCCGTCCGCGCGCAGACGCTGTCGACCGGCGCCGCGGAGATGATTGTCGTCAGCGACGGCCATCTCGTGCTGCCGATGGGCTTCGCCTATCCGGAGGCGCCGGCGGACGACCTGGCGGCGCTTCTCGCCGAGAACGCCATGCCCGCCGATGCGCTCCTGCCCGACTGCAACGTGACGCTGGCGAGGATCGGCGACCGTCTGGTCATCTTCGACGTCGGGGCCGGCGCCAATTTCATGCCGACCGCCGGCAAGCTCGCCGACGGCCTCGCCGCGGCGGGGATCGATCCCGCCGACGTGACCGACGTCGTGTTCACGCATGCACATCCCGATCATCTTTGGGGACTGACCGACGATTTCGACGAACTGGTGTTCGCCAACGCGCAGTACCGGATCGGCCGGGCGGAATGGGACTTCTGGTCGGCGCCGGACGCGCTCTCCAAGGTTCCCGCGGACCGCCAGACCTTCGTGATCGGGGCACAGAACCGCTTCGCGGCAATCGAGGACCGCGTGATCTTCATCGACGACGGGCAGGAGGTGCTGCCGGGCATCGAGGCAGTGGCGACGCCGGGCCACACGCCGGGACACCTGTCGTTCATGATCCAGGGCGCGGAGCCGGTTCTGATCGTCGGCGACGCGATCTCCAATGCGGTGATCTCGTTCGCGCGGCCCGACTGGCCGTCGGGCAGCGACCAGGATGCGACGCTCGGCGCGCGGACGCGGCTGGCGCTGCTCGACCGGCTGGCCGGCGACCGGGCCCGCGCGATCGGCTTCCACTTCCCGCATCCGGGCGCGGGGCACGTCGAACGCAAGGACGGCGGCTACCGCTACGTTCCGGTCTGA
- a CDS encoding c-type cytochrome — protein sequence MWKSPKSILLAASVVAGAVGGAEAQDIAAGEKVFGKCKACHMVGDAAKNRVGPVLNGIVGRAAGSVEGFKYSPAMTKAGAEGLVWDEASLTGYLHDPKGYLKGNKMAFAGLKKDEDVVNVIAYLASFDADGKPAVPGKQSAAPAPDATQTATAEPAAPSPETTGSVADGGLGLGRAATPEEIAAWDTDVRPDGVGLPEGSGTVAHGMEIYDERCATCHGDFGEAVGRWPVLAGGQGTLQAERPEKTIGSYWPYLSTVFDYVHRAMPFGDARSLSNDDVYALTAYLLYLNDIVDDEDFELSKDNFTSIRLPNEENFFDDDRAQEPFYADKSEPCMTDCKPGAAAITMHAAVLDVTPEDGGEENASGGGID from the coding sequence ATGTGGAAATCTCCTAAATCCATCCTTCTGGCCGCATCCGTCGTCGCCGGCGCCGTCGGCGGGGCCGAGGCGCAGGACATTGCCGCAGGCGAGAAGGTGTTCGGCAAGTGCAAGGCCTGCCACATGGTCGGCGACGCCGCGAAGAACCGCGTCGGACCCGTCCTGAACGGCATCGTCGGCCGCGCCGCCGGGAGCGTCGAAGGCTTCAAGTACTCGCCCGCCATGACCAAGGCGGGAGCCGAGGGCCTCGTCTGGGACGAGGCCAGCCTGACCGGCTATCTGCACGACCCGAAAGGCTACCTGAAGGGCAACAAGATGGCCTTCGCGGGGCTCAAGAAGGACGAGGACGTCGTCAACGTCATCGCCTATCTCGCGAGCTTCGACGCCGACGGGAAGCCGGCCGTCCCGGGCAAGCAGTCGGCTGCGCCCGCACCCGATGCGACGCAGACGGCAACGGCCGAACCCGCCGCGCCCTCGCCGGAGACGACGGGGAGCGTCGCCGACGGCGGGCTGGGGCTCGGTCGTGCGGCCACGCCCGAGGAGATCGCCGCCTGGGACACCGACGTGCGGCCGGATGGCGTGGGGCTTCCCGAAGGGTCGGGCACCGTGGCACACGGCATGGAGATCTACGACGAGCGCTGCGCCACCTGCCATGGCGATTTCGGCGAGGCGGTCGGCCGCTGGCCCGTGCTCGCCGGCGGCCAGGGCACGCTGCAGGCCGAGCGGCCGGAAAAGACCATCGGCTCCTACTGGCCCTACCTGTCCACCGTCTTCGACTACGTGCACCGGGCCATGCCGTTCGGCGACGCGCGCTCGCTGAGCAATGACGACGTCTACGCGCTGACCGCCTACCTGCTCTATCTGAACGACATCGTCGACGACGAGGATTTCGAGCTGTCGAAGGACAATTTCACCTCGATCCGGCTGCCGAACGAGGAGAATTTCTTCGACGACGACCGGGCGCAGGAGCCGTTCTACGCCGACAAGTCGGAGCCCTGCATGACCGACTGCAAGCCGGGCGCTGCCGCCATCACCATGCATGC
- the soxX gene encoding sulfur oxidation c-type cytochrome SoxX, translating to MRRIIAGAACAAALTVHPLAAMAGEIAPGDVAFEDMKVTTSLTGVPGNPDEGAKTLANRGLGNCLACHAVTALSKEQFHGDVAPALDGAADRWSVEELRAIVVDSKQVFTKDTMMPAFYSLNVGINVRKDLVGKTILTAQQVEDVVAFLATLKE from the coding sequence ATGAGGCGCATCATCGCGGGCGCGGCCTGTGCCGCAGCGCTGACCGTCCATCCGCTGGCGGCAATGGCGGGCGAGATCGCCCCGGGCGACGTCGCCTTCGAGGACATGAAGGTGACGACTTCGCTGACGGGCGTACCCGGCAATCCCGACGAAGGCGCCAAGACGCTCGCCAACCGCGGCCTCGGCAACTGCCTCGCCTGCCATGCCGTCACGGCGCTCTCGAAGGAGCAGTTCCACGGCGACGTGGCGCCTGCCCTCGACGGCGCGGCGGACCGCTGGTCGGTCGAGGAGCTGCGCGCCATCGTCGTGGATTCGAAGCAGGTCTTCACGAAGGACACCATGATGCCGGCCTTCTACAGCCTGAACGTCGGCATCAACGTGCGCAAGGATCTGGTCGGCAAGACGATCCTGACGGCGCAGCAGGTCGAGGACGTCGTGGCCTTCCTGGCCACGCTCAAGGAATAG
- a CDS encoding transcriptional regulator — translation MKRAGLARWGLVAAGILALSARAQAAELLMLEQPGCVWCAQFDAQIAPAWPKTPEGRLAPLRRVDITRPWPSDLAGVAKERFTPTFVLMDDGREIGRIRGYVGDEFFWYRIGELLALLPVRP, via the coding sequence ATGAAGCGTGCAGGATTGGCCCGGTGGGGCCTCGTCGCGGCGGGAATCCTGGCACTGTCGGCAAGAGCGCAGGCGGCGGAACTGCTGATGCTGGAACAGCCGGGCTGCGTCTGGTGCGCGCAGTTCGACGCGCAGATCGCGCCCGCCTGGCCGAAGACGCCGGAGGGACGCCTGGCGCCGCTCAGGCGCGTCGACATCACCAGGCCGTGGCCCTCCGACCTCGCGGGGGTTGCGAAGGAGCGGTTCACGCCTACCTTCGTCCTGATGGACGACGGCCGCGAGATCGGCCGCATCCGGGGCTATGTCGGCGACGAATTCTTCTGGTATCGTATCGGAGAGTTGCTGGCGCTGCTGCCGGTCCGTCCCTGA
- a CDS encoding thioredoxin family protein, translated as MSRIASFVIAVLAVFIALPAMAVEVGEDGLHKQAWFTMTFRDMAEDIEQARSEGKRLAITFEQRGCIYCRAMHEKLLSDPEVRDYIREHFMVVQYNMFGDEEVTDLDGEVLTEKTAARKWGYVFTPTIVFLPDVAPESGTVAQAAVATMPGAFGKWTFLNMFRWVNEKGYESGEHFQHYHARIIAELRAQGRLGEAED; from the coding sequence ATGTCCCGGATCGCATCGTTCGTTATCGCCGTTCTTGCCGTCTTCATCGCCCTGCCCGCCATGGCCGTCGAGGTGGGCGAGGACGGGCTCCACAAGCAGGCCTGGTTCACGATGACCTTCCGCGACATGGCGGAGGACATCGAACAGGCCCGCAGCGAGGGCAAGCGGCTGGCCATCACCTTCGAGCAGCGCGGCTGCATCTATTGCCGCGCGATGCACGAGAAGCTTCTCTCCGACCCGGAGGTGCGCGACTACATCCGCGAGCATTTCATGGTCGTGCAGTACAACATGTTCGGCGACGAGGAGGTCACCGATCTCGACGGAGAGGTGCTGACGGAGAAGACGGCGGCCCGGAAATGGGGTTACGTCTTCACGCCGACCATCGTGTTCCTCCCGGACGTGGCACCCGAAAGCGGCACGGTGGCGCAGGCCGCGGTGGCGACGATGCCGGGGGCCTTCGGCAAGTGGACCTTCCTCAACATGTTCCGATGGGTCAACGAGAAGGGCTACGAGAGCGGCGAGCACTTCCAGCACTACCACGCCCGGATCATCGCCGAACTGCGCGCGCAAGGCCGGCTCGGCGAGGCGGAGGACTGA
- a CDS encoding ArsR/SmtB family transcription factor: MSLPNIKDAQTPEQFDELLAQAREASELLKALAHEGRLLILCLLSEGEKSVSELEEAMRLPQAAVSQQLARLRFDRLVNTRRDGRVIYYSIASKEVSSVIETLYNLFCAPVRKPEGNDKGVASANGAD; encoded by the coding sequence ATGAGCTTGCCCAACATCAAGGATGCGCAGACGCCTGAGCAGTTCGACGAACTGCTGGCGCAGGCGCGCGAAGCCAGCGAACTCTTGAAGGCGCTCGCCCATGAAGGACGCCTGCTGATCCTGTGCCTGCTTTCGGAAGGCGAGAAGTCGGTTTCCGAGCTCGAGGAGGCGATGCGCCTGCCGCAGGCGGCGGTGTCGCAGCAGCTGGCGCGCCTGCGCTTCGACCGGCTGGTGAACACGCGCCGTGACGGCCGCGTCATCTACTATTCGATCGCCAGCAAGGAAGTGTCCTCCGTGATCGAAACCCTGTACAATCTCTTCTGCGCTCCGGTGCGGAAACCGGAGGGAAACGACAAGGGCGTCGCGTCGGCAAACGGCGCCGACTGA
- the soxY gene encoding thiosulfate oxidation carrier protein SoxY, whose translation MTLSRRRVLMLAAGAAAIPALQLFPGAAFAAAEDVAKMMADFSGGKEPQTGKITLTAPEIAENGNTVPISVDVDSAMDGADMVDAVMILADGNPRPEVATFHFTAMSGSAAATTRMRLARTQNVIALARMADGSVYMDKKEVKVTIGGCGG comes from the coding sequence ATGACACTGTCCAGGCGTCGTGTGCTGATGCTGGCCGCCGGAGCGGCGGCCATTCCCGCATTGCAGCTGTTTCCGGGCGCGGCCTTCGCCGCGGCCGAGGACGTTGCCAAGATGATGGCGGACTTTTCGGGCGGCAAGGAGCCGCAGACCGGCAAGATCACGCTGACGGCCCCCGAGATCGCCGAGAACGGCAATACGGTTCCGATCTCGGTCGACGTCGACAGCGCCATGGACGGCGCCGACATGGTGGACGCGGTGATGATCCTGGCCGACGGCAATCCGAGGCCGGAGGTCGCCACCTTCCACTTCACCGCGATGAGCGGGAGTGCGGCCGCGACCACGCGCATGCGCCTCGCCCGGACCCAGAACGTGATCGCGCTGGCCCGGATGGCGGACGGTTCGGTCTACATGGACAAGAAGGAAGTGAAGGTCACCATCGGCGGCTGCGGCGGCTGA
- a CDS encoding YeeE/YedE family protein, translating to MSLATYAWFLPAAGLCAGAVLGFAARANHFCTMSGLERYWYAGDGRGLRTWMLAAVVALVATQTLQATGHVETADSFYIRSDFAWIGAIAGGIAFGFGMALVGTCGFGALVRLGGGSLRSLIVLIVLGLSAMSAQKGVIAQGRVALSDDFAIDLSGVGGQSLGAIAGHLAGTDLTLAVTALVALAMLAWIFASADYRRRFGSMATGATVGLVIAFGWWATSLAAAQSFEIVQIEAGSFVVPVSDTILQFVTFTGVLPDYGVGLVVGVVLGAAGCALWKRDVRWEACDDARELGRHLAGGLLMGVGGVFAMGCTIGQGVTAVSALAISAPVVLASIFLGARMGLAYLIEGSPFGAFRAASAPAE from the coding sequence ATGAGCCTGGCCACCTATGCGTGGTTTCTTCCGGCGGCCGGCCTGTGCGCCGGCGCTGTGCTCGGCTTCGCCGCCCGGGCCAATCATTTCTGCACCATGTCCGGGCTCGAACGCTACTGGTACGCCGGTGACGGGCGCGGGCTGCGAACCTGGATGCTGGCGGCCGTGGTCGCGCTGGTCGCGACCCAGACGCTCCAGGCGACCGGCCATGTCGAGACGGCCGACAGCTTCTACATCCGCTCCGATTTCGCCTGGATCGGCGCCATCGCCGGCGGAATCGCCTTCGGTTTCGGCATGGCGCTCGTCGGCACCTGCGGTTTCGGCGCGCTGGTGCGGCTCGGCGGCGGCAGCCTCCGTTCGCTGATCGTGCTGATCGTGCTCGGTCTCTCCGCCATGTCGGCGCAGAAGGGCGTCATCGCCCAGGGCAGGGTGGCGCTGTCCGACGATTTCGCCATCGATCTCTCCGGCGTCGGCGGCCAGTCGCTCGGCGCCATCGCCGGACATTTGGCCGGCACGGACCTCACCCTGGCCGTCACCGCGCTCGTCGCCCTTGCCATGCTGGCGTGGATCTTCGCCTCGGCCGACTATCGCCGCCGCTTCGGATCGATGGCGACGGGCGCCACCGTCGGCCTCGTCATCGCCTTCGGCTGGTGGGCGACCAGCCTCGCGGCGGCACAATCCTTCGAGATCGTCCAGATCGAGGCGGGGTCCTTCGTCGTCCCGGTCTCCGACACGATCCTGCAGTTCGTCACCTTCACCGGCGTCCTGCCGGACTATGGCGTCGGGCTCGTCGTCGGCGTGGTGCTCGGCGCCGCCGGCTGCGCCCTGTGGAAGCGTGACGTGCGCTGGGAGGCCTGCGACGACGCCCGCGAACTCGGCCGCCATCTGGCGGGCGGCCTGCTGATGGGGGTGGGCGGCGTCTTCGCCATGGGCTGCACCATCGGCCAGGGCGTCACCGCCGTCTCGGCGCTGGCGATCTCGGCGCCGGTCGTTCTGGCCTCGATCTTCCTCGGCGCGCGCATGGGGCTGGCCTATCTCATCGAGGGCTCGCCCTTCGGCGCCTTCCGCGCCGCGAGCGCTCCCGCCGAGTGA
- the soxC gene encoding sulfite dehydrogenase, whose amino-acid sequence MTSNARPGASRRAVLKGGLMGAAALAGGAAASRAAAGESVITEIQDWNRYPGDGVDARPYGTPSQFEAHVVRKNVPWLTSDTISSINFTPLHELDGIITPSGLCFERHHSGVAEIAPADHRLMIHGLVERPLVFTMADLKRFPRENRVYFLECAANTGMEWRGAQLNGCQFTHGMLHCLMYTGVRLKHLLDEAGVKTEGKWLLAEGADASGMSRSIPLDKAMDDCLVAFGMNGEALRPEQGYPIRLVVPGWEGNMWVKWLRRLEIGDQPWQHREETSKYTDLMANGKARRFTFEMDVKSVITNPSPQAPILHGRGPLVLSGLAWSGKGRISRVDVTTDGGRNWTTARLDGPSLPKALHRFYHEFDWDGSELFLQSRAIDEHGFLQPTKDQLRSVRGANSIYHNNGIQTWHVNSDGVIENVEIS is encoded by the coding sequence ATGACATCGAATGCGCGTCCGGGCGCGTCGCGCCGCGCCGTTCTGAAGGGCGGGCTCATGGGCGCAGCCGCATTGGCGGGCGGTGCAGCAGCCAGCCGCGCGGCCGCCGGCGAAAGCGTGATCACCGAGATCCAGGACTGGAACCGCTATCCCGGCGACGGCGTCGATGCGCGGCCCTATGGCACGCCGTCGCAGTTCGAGGCGCATGTGGTGCGCAAGAACGTGCCCTGGCTGACGTCGGACACGATCTCCTCGATCAACTTCACGCCGCTGCACGAACTGGACGGCATCATCACCCCGAGCGGGCTCTGCTTCGAGCGCCATCACTCGGGTGTCGCCGAGATCGCCCCGGCCGATCATCGCCTGATGATCCATGGGCTGGTGGAACGGCCCCTGGTCTTCACCATGGCCGACCTGAAGCGCTTCCCGCGCGAGAACCGGGTCTATTTCCTCGAATGCGCGGCCAACACCGGCATGGAATGGCGCGGCGCGCAGCTCAACGGCTGCCAGTTCACGCATGGCATGCTGCACTGCCTGATGTACACCGGCGTGCGGCTGAAGCACCTGCTGGACGAGGCAGGCGTGAAGACGGAGGGCAAGTGGCTGCTGGCCGAAGGCGCGGATGCGTCCGGCATGAGCCGGTCGATCCCGCTCGACAAGGCGATGGACGACTGCCTGGTGGCCTTCGGCATGAACGGCGAGGCGCTGCGGCCCGAACAGGGCTATCCGATCCGCCTGGTGGTTCCCGGCTGGGAAGGCAACATGTGGGTCAAGTGGCTGCGCCGGCTCGAGATCGGCGACCAGCCCTGGCAGCACCGCGAGGAGACCTCGAAATACACCGACCTGATGGCCAACGGGAAGGCGCGGCGCTTCACCTTCGAGATGGACGTGAAGTCGGTGATCACCAATCCGAGCCCGCAGGCGCCGATCCTGCACGGACGCGGACCGCTGGTGCTGTCGGGCCTGGCCTGGTCGGGCAAGGGGCGCATCAGCCGCGTCGACGTGACGACCGACGGCGGACGCAACTGGACGACGGCGCGGCTCGACGGACCGAGCCTGCCCAAGGCGCTGCACCGCTTCTACCACGAGTTCGACTGGGACGGTTCGGAGCTGTTCCTGCAGTCGCGGGCGATCGACGAACACGGTTTCTTGCAGCCGACGAAGGACCAGCTGCGCTCCGTGCGCGGCGCGAATTCGATCTATCACAACAACGGCATCCAGACCTGGCACGTCAATTCCGACGGAGTGATCGAGAATGTGGAAATCTCCTAA
- the soxZ gene encoding thiosulfate oxidation carrier complex protein SoxZ, whose product MASAPKPRVKVPKTASAGEVIVIKTLISHEMESGQRKDKDGNPIPRKIINKFSCAFNGQPVFSCDLDPAVSANPYFEFSSRVPESGTFTFTWVDDDGSVYTDEQSIKVE is encoded by the coding sequence ATGGCATCTGCTCCCAAGCCTCGGGTCAAGGTACCCAAGACCGCATCCGCCGGCGAGGTGATCGTCATCAAGACGCTCATCAGCCACGAGATGGAGTCCGGTCAGCGCAAGGACAAGGACGGCAACCCGATCCCGCGCAAGATCATCAACAAGTTCTCGTGCGCATTCAACGGCCAGCCGGTCTTTTCCTGCGACCTCGACCCGGCCGTTTCGGCCAACCCCTATTTCGAGTTCAGCTCCAGGGTGCCCGAAAGCGGAACCTTCACGTTCACCTGGGTGGACGACGACGGCTCCGTCTACACCGACGAGCAATCCATCAAGGTCGAATAG
- the soxB gene encoding thiosulfohydrolase SoxB, which translates to MSHTRRDFLQFALNASVALGAAGYAANPLRALAQQKLTQDDLLRFDAKGQVTLLHFTDVHAQLLPVYFRPPDTNIGVGAFAGIPPHLVGEAFLKEFGIARGSAYAYAHTFLDYVDLARSYGRLGGLDRTATLVKAIRADRGDDKVLFLDGGDTWQGSYTSLRTAGQDMVDCMALLKPDAMTGHWEFTFGEDRFTEIVESQSYPFLASNIFDAEWDEPVFEHTKMVEKGGVQVAVIGQAMPYTPIANPRWMFPRWSFGIRPDVLQANVDAARAAGAEVVVLISHNGFDVDRKLATVVSGIDVILTGHTHDAVPEAVRVGGTLILSSGSHGKYLGRVDLEVSDGKVTGSSSKLIPVFSDVVASDPEMAAKIAEVRAPYAAETAEVLGRTETLLYRRGNFNGTWDDLICQGIIEQRDTQIALSPGFRWGTTLLPGQDITRDDLYTETSMSYPAVYRNEMTGQQLKEVLEDVCDNLFNPDPFLQQGGDMVRVGGMTYSCAVNGTIGNRISDMRLSATGEPIDPTRTYVVGGWASVNEGVEGPAIYDLMEDHIRGKGTVRVPDERTVRIVM; encoded by the coding sequence ATGAGCCACACAAGACGCGACTTCCTCCAGTTCGCCCTCAATGCGAGCGTCGCGCTCGGCGCGGCCGGCTATGCGGCCAACCCGCTGCGGGCACTCGCCCAGCAGAAGCTGACGCAGGACGACCTGCTGCGCTTTGACGCGAAGGGCCAGGTGACGCTGCTGCACTTCACCGACGTGCACGCCCAGCTGCTGCCGGTCTATTTCCGCCCGCCGGACACCAACATCGGCGTCGGCGCCTTCGCCGGCATTCCGCCGCATCTGGTCGGCGAGGCCTTCCTGAAGGAATTCGGCATCGCGCGCGGCAGCGCCTATGCCTATGCGCACACCTTCCTCGACTATGTCGATCTCGCGCGCAGCTACGGCCGGCTCGGCGGCCTCGACCGCACGGCCACCCTCGTCAAGGCGATCCGCGCCGACCGGGGCGACGACAAGGTGCTGTTCCTCGACGGCGGCGACACCTGGCAGGGCTCCTACACCTCGCTCAGGACCGCCGGCCAGGACATGGTCGACTGCATGGCGCTGCTGAAGCCGGACGCGATGACCGGCCACTGGGAGTTCACCTTCGGCGAGGACCGCTTCACCGAGATCGTCGAGAGCCAGTCCTACCCGTTCCTCGCCTCCAACATCTTCGATGCCGAATGGGACGAGCCGGTGTTCGAGCACACGAAGATGGTCGAGAAGGGCGGCGTGCAGGTCGCGGTCATCGGCCAGGCGATGCCCTACACGCCGATCGCCAATCCGCGCTGGATGTTCCCGCGATGGTCGTTCGGCATCCGCCCCGACGTGCTGCAGGCCAATGTCGACGCCGCCCGCGCGGCGGGCGCCGAGGTCGTGGTGCTGATCTCGCACAACGGCTTCGACGTCGACCGCAAGCTCGCCACCGTTGTCTCCGGTATCGACGTGATCCTGACCGGGCACACGCATGACGCCGTGCCGGAGGCCGTGCGGGTGGGCGGGACGCTGATCCTGTCGTCGGGCTCGCACGGAAAATATCTCGGCCGCGTCGACCTCGAAGTGTCCGACGGGAAGGTCACGGGATCGAGCTCGAAGCTGATCCCGGTCTTTTCCGACGTCGTCGCATCGGATCCCGAAATGGCGGCGAAGATCGCCGAGGTGCGGGCGCCCTACGCGGCCGAGACCGCCGAGGTGCTGGGCCGCACCGAAACGCTGCTCTACCGGCGCGGCAATTTCAACGGCACCTGGGACGACCTGATCTGCCAGGGGATCATCGAGCAGCGCGACACGCAGATCGCTCTGTCGCCCGGCTTCCGCTGGGGTACGACGCTGCTTCCCGGACAGGACATCACCCGCGACGACCTCTACACCGAGACGTCGATGAGCTACCCGGCGGTCTATCGCAACGAGATGACCGGCCAGCAGCTGAAGGAGGTGCTGGAGGACGTCTGCGACAACCTCTTCAATCCCGATCCCTTCCTGCAGCAGGGCGGCGACATGGTGCGCGTCGGCGGCATGACCTACAGCTGCGCCGTCAACGGCACGATCGGAAACCGCATCTCCGACATGCGGCTTTCGGCGACCGGGGAGCCGATCGACCCCACCCGGACCTATGTCGTGGGCGGCTGGGCCTCGGTGAACGAGGGCGTCGAGGGCCCGGCCATCTACGACCTGATGGAAGACCATATCCGTGGCAAGGGAACGGTGCGCGTTCCCGACGAGAGGACCGTCAGGATCGTGATGTGA
- the soxA gene encoding sulfur oxidation c-type cytochrome SoxA has product MSLAAGTALCLLLTGLAVGKAFGDPVDDTLEIDGVPMITRAPAPEGHPFDEVLSGWLFREAETRATEADSFENPGMLAVERGAEIWETVEGTAGKSCASCHDDAAVSMKGVGAAYPKWDADAKRPINVELQIDKCRVENMGAEAYKFDDEDQKALTTFIKHQSLGAPMSVDLSQGDLQAWWDKGKDLYYTRTGQLDFACASCHEASMGKYIRADHLSQGQVNGFPTYRFNTAGMVSLHNRFRGCIRDTRAEMPKAFSDELMALEVYVTWRGTGLSVETPAVRQ; this is encoded by the coding sequence ATTTCACTGGCGGCCGGTACGGCCCTGTGTCTGCTCTTGACCGGACTGGCCGTCGGGAAGGCCTTCGGTGACCCGGTGGACGACACGCTCGAGATCGACGGCGTGCCGATGATCACCCGGGCACCGGCGCCGGAGGGGCATCCCTTCGACGAGGTGCTGTCGGGCTGGCTGTTCCGCGAGGCGGAAACGCGGGCGACGGAAGCCGATTCCTTCGAGAACCCCGGCATGCTCGCCGTGGAGCGCGGCGCCGAGATCTGGGAGACGGTCGAGGGAACGGCGGGCAAGTCCTGCGCGTCCTGCCACGACGACGCGGCTGTTTCGATGAAGGGCGTCGGGGCGGCCTATCCCAAATGGGATGCGGACGCGAAGCGGCCGATCAACGTCGAACTGCAGATCGACAAGTGCCGCGTCGAGAACATGGGCGCGGAGGCCTACAAGTTCGACGACGAAGACCAGAAGGCGCTCACCACCTTCATCAAGCACCAGTCGCTCGGCGCGCCGATGAGCGTCGACCTCTCGCAGGGCGACCTGCAGGCGTGGTGGGACAAGGGCAAGGACCTGTACTACACGCGCACCGGCCAGCTCGATTTCGCCTGCGCCTCGTGCCACGAGGCCTCGATGGGCAAGTACATCCGGGCCGATCATCTGAGCCAGGGCCAGGTGAACGGCTTCCCGACCTACCGCTTCAACACCGCCGGCATGGTGTCGCTGCACAACCGTTTCCGCGGCTGCATCCGCGACACCCGCGCGGAGATGCCGAAGGCGTTCTCGGACGAACTGATGGCGCTCGAGGTCTACGTGACCTGGCGCGGCACCGGCCTGTCGGTCGAGACGCCGGCCGTCCGCCAGTAG
- a CDS encoding cytochrome c biogenesis CcdA family protein yields the protein MLDVSLGGALLAGLLSFVSPCILPIVPPYLAWLAGVSFDELKDTEPGAEQRRRVVVAAIAFVLGFATVFIALGATASVVGKTIAQYFDTLSVVAGIIIIVMGLHFLGVFRIGMLYREARVQVARKPAGMVGAYVIGLAFAFGWTPCVGPVLAAILFIAGSEGSAAQGALLLAAYSLGIGIPFVLAAVFASRFLGWASRFKRHMHKVEMAMGGLLVVTGILFITGQMSIISFWLLETFPIFHTIG from the coding sequence ATGCTGGATGTCAGTCTTGGGGGAGCGCTGCTGGCGGGGCTCCTGTCCTTCGTCTCGCCCTGCATCCTGCCGATCGTGCCGCCCTACCTGGCGTGGCTGGCGGGGGTCAGCTTCGACGAGCTGAAGGACACGGAGCCGGGCGCCGAACAGCGCCGCCGCGTGGTCGTCGCCGCCATCGCCTTCGTGCTCGGCTTCGCCACGGTGTTCATCGCGCTCGGCGCGACGGCGAGCGTCGTCGGCAAGACCATCGCGCAGTATTTCGACACGCTGTCGGTCGTCGCCGGCATCATCATCATCGTCATGGGCCTGCACTTCCTCGGCGTCTTCCGGATCGGCATGCTGTATCGCGAAGCCCGCGTCCAGGTGGCGAGAAAGCCGGCCGGCATGGTCGGCGCCTATGTCATCGGGCTCGCCTTCGCCTTCGGCTGGACGCCCTGCGTCGGGCCCGTGCTCGCGGCCATCCTGTTCATCGCCGGCAGCGAGGGAAGTGCGGCGCAGGGCGCGCTGCTGCTTGCCGCCTATTCGCTGGGGATCGGCATTCCCTTCGTGCTCGCCGCGGTCTTCGCCAGCCGCTTCCTCGGCTGGGCCTCGCGCTTCAAGCGCCACATGCACAAGGTGGAGATGGCGATGGGCGGGCTGCTGGTGGTGACCGGCATCCTGTTCATCACCGGCCAGATGTCCATCATCTCGTTCTGGCTCCTCGAAACGTTCCCGATCTTCCATACCATCGGATAG